In the Thermococcus sp. MAR1 genome, one interval contains:
- a CDS encoding 2,3-diphosphoglycerate synthetase has translation MGKGRLVLIDGEHYPDVTAWAVRKLGDVCCAVFLGGSEKIGDVGDIEGKLALRVYHDHDYMTSLRRALDENDITEVVDLSDEPVLDYEDRFRIASLCMLYGVPYRGADFYFAPRRLKSTRKPSLAVIGTGKRVGKTAVSGFIARTLKEIARPVIVTMGRGGPEKPELIEGDKFEITPEFLLQLAQSGKHAASDHFEDALTSRVTTIGCRRCGGGMAGFSFFDVIDEGIRLAESLPNDLIILEGSGATFPAYRADGYILVTSAKQKLDFIRGYFGPFRVSLADIVVVTMADSVSEGRLRALKEDVKSINPEADVHLTALRSRPLGDVSGKRLGLVMTSPDALPRAGEWLEKLGAEIVCASANLSRRRLLLKNLQAFRGIDAVAVELKAAAVDVVTKWALENGIEVIYLDNEPVNIDGKDLREAVLRLGRSILEGGR, from the coding sequence ATGGGAAAGGGAAGGCTCGTCCTGATCGACGGCGAGCATTACCCCGATGTCACCGCTTGGGCGGTGAGAAAGCTGGGTGATGTCTGCTGTGCGGTTTTTCTCGGCGGTAGCGAGAAGATTGGGGATGTTGGCGATATAGAAGGAAAGCTCGCCCTTAGGGTGTACCACGATCACGATTATATGACCTCCCTGAGGAGAGCCTTGGATGAGAACGATATAACCGAGGTTGTTGATTTAAGCGATGAGCCGGTACTCGATTATGAGGACAGGTTCAGGATAGCCTCGCTCTGCATGCTCTACGGCGTCCCTTACAGGGGGGCCGATTTCTACTTCGCCCCCCGCAGGCTCAAGAGCACTCGAAAGCCCAGTTTGGCCGTTATCGGCACGGGGAAGAGGGTCGGAAAAACAGCTGTGAGCGGCTTCATAGCGAGGACGCTCAAGGAGATAGCGAGGCCGGTGATAGTGACTATGGGACGCGGCGGTCCCGAAAAGCCGGAGCTAATAGAGGGAGACAAGTTCGAGATAACCCCCGAGTTTTTACTGCAACTTGCCCAGAGTGGAAAACACGCCGCATCGGATCACTTCGAGGACGCCCTAACTTCGCGCGTAACAACCATAGGCTGCCGCCGCTGCGGGGGAGGCATGGCGGGATTTTCGTTCTTCGACGTGATAGATGAGGGAATACGGCTGGCCGAGAGTCTCCCCAATGACCTCATAATCCTTGAGGGCAGCGGGGCAACTTTTCCCGCCTACCGCGCCGATGGCTACATCCTGGTAACCAGCGCAAAACAAAAATTGGACTTCATCAGGGGCTACTTCGGTCCCTTCAGGGTAAGCCTGGCCGACATAGTCGTCGTCACCATGGCCGATTCCGTGAGTGAAGGACGTCTCAGGGCGCTGAAGGAGGATGTAAAGTCAATCAATCCTGAAGCAGATGTTCATCTGACGGCCCTACGCTCAAGACCCTTAGGGGACGTCTCGGGGAAAAGGCTCGGTCTGGTTATGACCTCCCCAGATGCACTCCCCAGGGCAGGTGAATGGCTTGAAAAGCTGGGGGCGGAGATAGTCTGCGCCTCGGCCAACCTATCAAGGAGACGGTTACTCCTGAAGAACCTTCAGGCCTTTAGGGGGATAGACGCGGTTGCGGTTGAGCTCAAAGCTGCGGCCGTTGACGTCGTCACTAAATGGGCACTGGAGAATGGGATAGAGGTCATCTATCTTGACAACGAGCCGGTTAACATAGACGGGAAAGACCTGAGGGAGGCTGTTCTAAGGCTGGGACGTTCGATTCTGGAGGGAGGA